DNA sequence from the Tissierella sp. MB52-C2 genome:
TATAAATATAGTTGACGAAAGGTCTCTACAAGATCGAATTAATGAAATAAAAAAAGATTATAATATTTGGGTTATAGTAAGTATTGTGGATTGTAATATACGAGATATTCCATTTATACCTGCTCTTGAATTATTTACTAGAGATGGAGAAGAAAAGCTAGATAATATAATTGAATATGGTGAATTATGTAATAAAATAAGTAGTTCTTTAGAAGAAAGCTTAACTAATCTTAAGGGAGATAAGATAATAAATGATATTAGAAATACTATAATAAGGTTAGAGGAAGAACTTAGAATAAGAATATCTACTGATATAAAGATTGGGCTGACTTTACATATTTGCTCTTTAATGGACAATTTATTATCTGGAATAATTCCAAGGGAATTTCATGGACTGGTGGATTTTATAGAGCATAATATAGAAGATATGAGTATAGTTAGAGAACTGTTTAGAGATATAGAGAAGGAATATAAAGTGAAGTTTAGAGATGATGATATTGCTTATATAGTGAAACCCCTTAAGGAAAATGGAATACTGTGTAATAGTGTGTAAGAGATTACACACTATTTTGATTTTATAGGTACATTTTGCACAATAAATTTACACTTATTCCTTTGAAAACCTGTAGAAAGCTTAATTTAAGTAAAACAAAAAATTTAAAGTACTTGGCATGAATATTGCTTCATATAAATAGTACACTGGTACTAAGATTAAGAAAGGGGGGATTAAATTGTATAATATTTTACTAGTATGTTCTGGAGGTATGTCTACTAGTCTATTAGTAACGAAAATGGAAAAGGCAGCAGAAGAACAGGGAATAGAAGTAAAGGTAAAGGCTGTAGCAGAAACTGATTTACAGAAAAATTTAGATGGGGTTCAGGCTGTATTGTTAGGCCCTCAAGTGAGGTATATGCTTACGAAGATAAAAGCAGCAACGGAACCTAAGGGAATACCTGTAGATGTTATTTCCAGTGTGGATTATGGAATGATGAAAGGGGAAAGCGTATTAAAATATGCCATATCTATGATTGAGGGTAGATAATTAGTTTTCTTAATTAATTAAGTGAGGGGGATAAGAATGAGTGGCTTTATGAAATGGATGGAAGAAAAATTTGTTCCAGTAGCGGGAAAAATCGGTTCACAAAGACATTTAGCGGCTATTAGAGATGGATTTTTTGGTATTATGCCTATTGTTTTAGCAGGATCTTTTTCAGTTTTACTGAATAATACCCTAGGTGCTTGGATAGAACCCATAGGTAAAATCCTAACTCCTATAAATGGCAATGTATGGTGGGGAACCTTTGGAATGCTTGCCTTATTGACTACATTTTCCATTGCATATAATCTTGGCAAAAGTTATGGAGAAGATGGATTAGCAGCAGCACTAGTTTCCATGGCATCATTTTTAATTACTTTACCACAAGCCCACGGAGATGCAGGATGGGGATATTTACATTGGGGATATTTAGATGGTAGGGGACTTTTTACAGGAATTATAGTGGCATTAATTGCAACGGAAATATTTGTAAGACTTACTAAAAAAGGATTAACTATTAAAATGCCTGACAATGTACCACCAGCAGTAGGGAAAGCCTTTGCTTCAGTAATTCCAGGACTCATAACACTATTTATATTTGGTGCCATAACTTACGTAATTAGCACTTTAGGATGGGGAAGTTTATACGATATAATATTTAATGTAATTCAGAAACCTCTTATGGGACTTGGGCAAGGTATGATTTCAGTAATCTTAATTCCTATGTTAATAAATCTATGCTGGTTCTTTGGTATCCATGGTGGAAATATATTTGAGCCAGTTATGCAAAGTATTTATCTACCAGCTTTAACTGAAAACTATGATGCTATAATGAATGGATTACCAGCACCACATCTTATTACAAAATCATTTTTTGATTCTTTCGTACACTTAGGCGGTGCAGGTGCAACCTTAGCACTTATAGTGGCTGTTCTGATTGTAAATAAAAAGAAAAAAGAGTATAGAGAAGTAGCAAAACTATCTTTAGCACCAGGAATTTTCAATATAAATGAATCAGTTATGTATGGTCTTCCTTTAGTATTAAATCCAATACTAGTTATTCCATTTATATTAATACCGGGAATACTATCTACTATATCTTATATAGCTACGGTATTGGGAATTGTTCCAATTACCTATGTTGCAGCACCATGGATTACACCAGTAGGTATAGGGGCATTTATAGCAACTGGGGCTAGTGGAATAGGAAGTATAATGGCTGCTCTTTTATCTGTAATTAACTTTGTAATAGCGGTCTTAATCTATCTTCCATTTGTTAAGATTGCTGAAAAGCAAGCCATAGAAAGAGAAAAGGTAAAAGGTTAATATATGGAAGGGGTATCCCTTCCATATTTCTACATATGAATATTTACTTTATAACAAAATTAATAATAATTGGATAAAAAAAGGAGTTAGAGATATGGATTTAGAATTAATAATAATGAATATAATTAATTATAGTGGAGAAGCGAGAAGCCTTTGTATGGAAGCCATCGGATATGCCAAAGAGGGTGAATTTAAAAAATCAAAAGATTCTATAATAGAAGCAAATGAAAGACTATCTGAAGTCCATAAAATTCAAACAAAGTTAATACAAGAAGAAGCTAGAGGCGAGGGAAAGCCAGTATCTTTATTATTAGTGCATGCTCAAGATCATCTAATGAATGCTATTACCGTAAGAGATATGGCCAGTGAATTTATAGATTTATATAAAATGGTAGAAGAATTAAAAGGGGAGAAGAAATATGACTAAATTAGGAGTTTCTATCTATCCACAGAAATCCAATTTAGAAGATAATAAAAATTATTTAAAATCAGCATCAGAATATGGGTTTAGTAGAGTGTTTCTAAATTTTTTAACTGTGG
Encoded proteins:
- a CDS encoding PTS lactose/cellobiose transporter subunit IIA, translated to MDLELIIMNIINYSGEARSLCMEAIGYAKEGEFKKSKDSIIEANERLSEVHKIQTKLIQEEARGEGKPVSLLLVHAQDHLMNAITVRDMASEFIDLYKMVEELKGEKKYD
- a CDS encoding PTS sugar transporter subunit IIC; this translates as MSGFMKWMEEKFVPVAGKIGSQRHLAAIRDGFFGIMPIVLAGSFSVLLNNTLGAWIEPIGKILTPINGNVWWGTFGMLALLTTFSIAYNLGKSYGEDGLAAALVSMASFLITLPQAHGDAGWGYLHWGYLDGRGLFTGIIVALIATEIFVRLTKKGLTIKMPDNVPPAVGKAFASVIPGLITLFIFGAITYVISTLGWGSLYDIIFNVIQKPLMGLGQGMISVILIPMLINLCWFFGIHGGNIFEPVMQSIYLPALTENYDAIMNGLPAPHLITKSFFDSFVHLGGAGATLALIVAVLIVNKKKKEYREVAKLSLAPGIFNINESVMYGLPLVLNPILVIPFILIPGILSTISYIATVLGIVPITYVAAPWITPVGIGAFIATGASGIGSIMAALLSVINFVIAVLIYLPFVKIAEKQAIEREKVKG
- a CDS encoding PTS sugar transporter subunit IIB; translated protein: MYNILLVCSGGMSTSLLVTKMEKAAEEQGIEVKVKAVAETDLQKNLDGVQAVLLGPQVRYMLTKIKAATEPKGIPVDVISSVDYGMMKGESVLKYAISMIEGR